A section of the Nitrospira sp. genome encodes:
- a CDS encoding DEAD/DEAH box helicase, producing the protein MKIDPTHPPAAHTATGFSPGFAALGLEASLLASLETLGYEEPTPIQREAIPPLLAGRDLLGQAATGTGKTAAFTLPMLQRIAHSTRQRPSALILVPTRELAIQVSQAVQRYGKELRISVLAVYGGQAIAPQFHALKRGVDVVVATPGRALDHIRRQTLKLNHVQIVVLDEADEMLDMGFAEDLDAILVQTPATKQTALLSATMPPRIKSIAHRHLKDPVEITIAKEPVKAGAAPRVQQTVYVVTRPHRGATLARVLDMAGAKSVLVFCRTRLEVDEVTAMLNSRGYRAEAIHGGMSQVQRDRVMNAFRTGQTELLVATDVAARGLDIPHVSHVINYDLPSSAEVYVHRIGRTGRAGREGSAITILDPREQRLLRSIEQHTKAKVTVTPVPTVADLRSKRLERTRAAVQEALAEGDLDRFQAVVDALAASSDPGKVAAAAVKLIFRAQGGERMEQDIPATPMRPPELHRPPHRYTAYPDGRHQGAPVRSQERRSGHSGQEAGMARVYVGAGSEAGIRPGDLVVAIANEAKVNPKVIGAIEIEARYSTVDVPEALARGIVEVLSRARIKGRKVPVRLFRE; encoded by the coding sequence ATGAAGATTGATCCGACTCATCCGCCTGCCGCCCATACGGCCACCGGGTTTTCGCCGGGTTTCGCCGCGCTCGGCCTCGAAGCCTCGCTCCTGGCCTCGCTCGAGACGTTGGGGTACGAGGAACCCACGCCGATCCAGCGGGAAGCGATCCCTCCGCTGCTCGCCGGACGTGATCTGCTGGGCCAGGCGGCTACCGGAACAGGAAAGACTGCGGCCTTTACCCTGCCGATGCTCCAGCGCATCGCCCATTCCACCAGACAGCGTCCGTCTGCGCTGATACTCGTGCCGACGCGTGAGTTGGCCATTCAGGTCAGCCAAGCGGTGCAACGGTACGGGAAAGAATTGCGGATCAGCGTGCTGGCGGTGTACGGAGGCCAGGCGATCGCGCCGCAGTTCCACGCGCTGAAGCGGGGCGTCGATGTCGTCGTCGCGACTCCGGGGAGGGCGCTTGACCATATCCGCCGGCAGACGCTCAAGCTCAATCATGTGCAGATCGTGGTGTTGGACGAAGCGGACGAGATGCTCGATATGGGGTTTGCCGAGGATCTCGACGCCATCCTCGTGCAGACGCCTGCCACCAAGCAGACGGCGTTGTTGTCCGCCACGATGCCGCCGCGCATCAAGTCGATCGCCCATCGACACTTGAAAGATCCCGTCGAGATTACGATCGCCAAGGAACCGGTCAAGGCGGGAGCCGCGCCCCGAGTGCAGCAAACCGTGTACGTGGTGACGAGGCCGCACCGGGGCGCGACCCTCGCGCGGGTCTTGGATATGGCAGGCGCCAAATCCGTTCTGGTGTTTTGCCGCACCAGGCTGGAAGTCGATGAGGTGACGGCTATGTTGAACAGTCGCGGGTACAGAGCGGAGGCCATTCACGGCGGAATGAGTCAAGTGCAACGTGATCGGGTGATGAATGCGTTCAGGACCGGCCAAACCGAATTGCTCGTCGCGACTGATGTGGCGGCGCGTGGATTGGACATTCCGCACGTGTCGCACGTCATCAACTACGATCTGCCGTCGTCAGCCGAAGTCTATGTGCACCGGATCGGCCGAACCGGCCGTGCCGGACGGGAAGGATCGGCCATCACCATTCTGGATCCGCGTGAGCAGCGGTTGCTGCGCAGCATCGAGCAGCATACGAAAGCCAAGGTGACCGTCACGCCTGTGCCGACGGTGGCTGATCTCCGGTCGAAGCGATTGGAGCGAACCAGAGCGGCCGTCCAGGAGGCGTTGGCCGAGGGGGATCTCGATCGCTTTCAGGCCGTCGTCGATGCCCTTGCCGCTTCCAGTGATCCGGGGAAGGTGGCCGCCGCAGCCGTGAAACTGATCTTTCGGGCGCAGGGCGGAGAGCGAATGGAGCAGGACATTCCGGCCACGCCGATGCGTCCGCCGGAATTACATCGGCCACCGCATCGGTACACCGCCTACCCTGATGGTCGTCATCAGGGGGCTCCAGTCAGGTCGCAGGAGCGAAGGTCCGGCCATAGCGGACAGGAAGCCGGCATGGCACGAGTGTATGTCGGGGCCGGGAGCGAAGCCGGCATCAGGCCGGGAGACCTCGTCGTGGCTATTGCGAACGAAGCGAAAGTGAATCCGAAGGTGATCGGGGCGATCGAGATTGAAGCACGCTATTCGACCGTCGACGTGCCGGAGGCATTGGCGCGAGGGATTGTCGAGGTGTTGAGTCGGGCGAGAATCAAAGGGCGCAAAGTTCCGGTTCGGCTGTTTCGAGAGTGA
- the zwf gene encoding glucose-6-phosphate dehydrogenase — MTEQSVEPHLFVILGATGDLTRRKLMPALFHLRTLGQLDKENTLIVGAAMPEMSADGFRLWVYEGLRDSGARDALDLRRWCDDHLHYLTVHEGTVEDYEALAALVTRLEKTRRHPANRIFYLALPPTTVPSTVERLDQAGLLKSDGWVRVVFEKPFGHDLSSAQRLNALLHRHLTESQIYRIDHYLGKETVQNLLAFRFANPIFETLWNRDMVESVQITVAEDLGVEHRGSYYQEAGALRDMVQNHLTQLMTVVAMEVPVSFDAAAIQAEKLKVLQSIAPIDPQDVAFGQYTAWEAAGHVIPGYRQERGVSPDSTTETFVAMKLDIHNWRWRGVPFYLRTGKRLPRKLTQVAVTFRPAPFQVFRSLEPGSLDSNRLLITLQPSEGFALCFSVKTPARRLGFTSQSLQFDYGGAFGGALRDAYETLLRDVMIGDQTLFVSADFTQTAWQLYDPLLAGKHDVHFYTAGSWGPKEADAVVERNGHRWQLGW; from the coding sequence ATGACGGAACAATCGGTCGAACCGCATCTGTTCGTGATTCTCGGCGCGACCGGTGACCTGACGCGCCGGAAACTGATGCCGGCGCTCTTTCATCTGCGAACGTTGGGACAACTGGACAAAGAGAACACCCTCATCGTCGGGGCCGCCATGCCGGAGATGAGCGCGGACGGCTTTCGCTTGTGGGTCTACGAAGGCCTGCGGGATTCCGGCGCCCGCGACGCGTTAGACCTGCGGCGGTGGTGTGACGACCATCTGCATTACCTCACCGTGCACGAAGGTACGGTCGAGGACTATGAGGCGCTGGCGGCCCTGGTGACTCGGCTGGAAAAAACCCGCCGGCATCCGGCGAACCGGATCTTTTACCTGGCGCTGCCGCCCACCACCGTGCCGTCCACCGTCGAACGGTTGGATCAGGCCGGCCTGTTGAAGAGCGACGGGTGGGTGCGCGTCGTGTTCGAGAAGCCGTTCGGCCACGACTTGTCCTCCGCGCAGAGGCTCAATGCGCTGCTGCACCGCCATCTGACTGAGTCGCAAATCTACCGTATTGATCATTATCTGGGGAAAGAAACGGTCCAAAATCTTTTGGCGTTTCGATTCGCCAACCCGATCTTCGAAACCTTGTGGAATCGGGACATGGTGGAAAGCGTGCAGATTACGGTTGCCGAAGATCTCGGAGTCGAGCATCGCGGGAGCTATTATCAGGAGGCCGGGGCCCTGCGCGACATGGTGCAAAACCACCTGACCCAGCTGATGACCGTCGTGGCCATGGAAGTGCCCGTCTCGTTCGATGCGGCGGCGATCCAGGCCGAAAAGCTGAAGGTCCTCCAGTCCATCGCGCCGATCGATCCGCAAGACGTGGCCTTCGGCCAGTACACCGCATGGGAGGCAGCCGGCCACGTGATCCCCGGCTACCGGCAGGAGCGCGGCGTATCGCCGGACTCGACGACGGAAACGTTCGTCGCGATGAAGCTGGACATTCACAACTGGCGATGGCGGGGCGTGCCCTTCTATTTGCGGACCGGCAAGCGGCTGCCCCGCAAGCTCACGCAAGTGGCTGTCACCTTCCGCCCCGCACCCTTTCAGGTCTTCCGTTCGCTCGAACCGGGAAGCCTCGATTCCAACCGGTTGCTCATCACGTTGCAGCCGAGCGAGGGATTCGCCTTATGCTTCTCCGTCAAGACGCCGGCCAGGCGGCTGGGCTTTACCTCTCAGTCGCTGCAGTTCGACTACGGCGGGGCGTTCGGGGGCGCACTGCGTGATGCCTATGAAACGCTGCTCCGCGACGTGATGATCGGCGATCAGACCCTCTTCGTCAGCGCGGATTTCACGCAGACCGCCTGGCAACTCTACGATCCGCTGCTGGCCGGCAAACACGATGTGCACTTCTATACGGCCGGTTCTTGGGGGCCGAAGGAAGCGGATGCGGTCGTGGAACGTAACGGACATCGCTGGCAGTTGGGGTGGTAG
- a CDS encoding CBS domain-containing protein, translated as MAARTMSRKPRISIELSIERMRKQLADLAQHVKKRKPSRTLEEFDLETVRLIADSLGETSPLVDAYEYAQLGEAAGLVNMTEEAPESVGLDSERQSLMQRGRVLESCVSELEARRAAVPKRQSGRQILTGPQVAEHMSPELRSIPQSATLREAGQLMQKWKTGSLLVTDSRTYIGLITDSALARDVVANGLDPTRTSVQTCARTPLVAIRGDRPLIEAVRLMKEQATRHLAVAQDGEIIGVISVSNILRYYSGVV; from the coding sequence ATGGCCGCCCGCACCATGTCCAGAAAACCTCGCATTTCCATCGAGCTCAGCATCGAGCGCATGCGAAAGCAGTTGGCGGATCTTGCGCAACATGTGAAGAAAAGAAAGCCGAGCCGTACTTTGGAGGAATTTGATCTGGAAACCGTGCGTCTGATTGCCGATTCGCTCGGAGAAACCTCTCCGTTGGTGGACGCATACGAGTATGCACAGTTGGGTGAAGCCGCGGGGCTTGTCAACATGACGGAGGAAGCTCCGGAAAGTGTCGGTCTGGACAGCGAAAGACAAAGTCTCATGCAGCGCGGCCGAGTACTGGAGAGTTGCGTATCAGAATTGGAGGCGCGGCGAGCCGCGGTGCCCAAGAGACAATCCGGACGGCAGATCCTGACCGGACCGCAGGTGGCGGAACATATGTCGCCGGAATTGAGGAGTATTCCTCAGTCCGCCACCCTACGCGAAGCGGGCCAATTGATGCAGAAATGGAAGACCGGCTCTCTATTGGTTACCGACAGCCGGACCTACATCGGGTTGATTACGGATTCCGCTCTCGCACGCGATGTCGTCGCCAACGGCCTTGACCCGACCAGGACTTCGGTGCAGACATGCGCGAGGACGCCGTTAGTCGCAATCCGCGGCGATCGCCCGCTCATTGAAGCGGTGCGTTTGATGAAGGAACAGGCCACGAGACATCTGGCAGTGGCGCAAGACGGAGAGATCATCGGGGTCATCTCCGTTTCGAATATTCTGCGGTACTACTCCGGCGTCGTGTGA
- a CDS encoding aldo/keto reductase, protein MSQEIDRRQVLRILGVAGSALAFGGSSGLVDWLEPAPSSAGPSTGNIPARALGKTGLQVSAICFGGAHLGRVEDDAEAVRLLHEAIDSGINFLDNAWEYHQGRSEELMGKGLRGRRQRVVLMTKLCSHGRDKHVAMQQLEESLRRLRTDYLDLWQIHEVVYEDDPDRHFAEGGAAEALLQAKQQGKVRFIGFTGHKHPRIHLKMLSHDFPFDTCQMPLNVFDATYRSFEHEVLPVLNQRGVAPIGMKSMSGSAEPIKQGILTPEEALRYVLTLPIASVVSGMDSAQVLRQNLDIARRFSPLSTGDMEALRTRAARYAADGRFELFKSTNRYDGRIGREQHGLA, encoded by the coding sequence TTGTCACAGGAGATCGATCGCCGACAGGTGCTGAGGATACTCGGTGTAGCCGGTTCGGCGCTCGCGTTCGGGGGGTCTTCCGGACTGGTTGATTGGCTTGAGCCGGCGCCTTCTTCGGCCGGTCCTTCCACGGGAAACATTCCCGCTCGTGCCTTGGGAAAGACCGGGCTCCAGGTTTCAGCCATCTGTTTCGGGGGAGCCCATTTGGGTCGCGTCGAGGACGATGCTGAAGCCGTTCGACTGCTCCACGAGGCCATCGACAGCGGGATCAACTTCCTGGACAATGCCTGGGAATACCATCAGGGACGGTCCGAAGAGCTGATGGGGAAGGGGCTCCGGGGGCGCAGGCAGCGGGTCGTCTTGATGACCAAGCTCTGCTCGCATGGACGGGACAAGCATGTGGCGATGCAGCAGCTTGAGGAGTCCCTGCGACGTCTCAGGACGGACTATCTGGACCTCTGGCAGATCCACGAAGTCGTGTATGAGGACGATCCGGACCGGCATTTTGCCGAGGGTGGAGCCGCTGAAGCTCTGCTCCAGGCCAAACAGCAGGGCAAGGTGCGGTTTATCGGATTCACCGGCCACAAGCACCCTCGCATCCATCTGAAGATGCTCTCACACGATTTTCCGTTCGATACCTGTCAGATGCCGCTGAACGTCTTCGACGCCACCTATCGAAGTTTCGAACACGAGGTCCTCCCGGTGCTGAATCAGCGCGGGGTCGCCCCCATCGGCATGAAGAGCATGAGCGGAAGCGCCGAGCCCATCAAACAGGGCATTCTCACCCCGGAAGAAGCGCTGCGGTATGTATTGACGCTGCCGATCGCGTCTGTCGTGAGCGGGATGGATTCCGCGCAGGTCCTTCGACAGAATCTCGACATTGCCCGCCGGTTCAGTCCGCTCTCGACCGGCGACATGGAGGCGTTGCGGACGCGCGCGGCTCGGTATGCCGCGGACGGCCGGTTCGAACTGTTCAAGTCCACAAATCGATATGACGGCCGGATCGGCCGCGAACAGCATGGACTGGCATGA
- a CDS encoding DUF6279 family lipoprotein — MNRSRIGSLILTGVLLLPAVLTSCATSLLYNHADWLITRQIDAYFDLNRSQRSFVSSRLNGILSRHRREALPQYETVLHEMAARVQRGLTDVDVQWAAAEYDRLRADLFGRFSTDGAEFIRLVNDPQIPHLKQSLQARLSKEEALLHDDHRTRLSKRTERLLSLAREWLGDLSPSQERDIAGAAMDLPDILPSWYAHQMERNRQLITLIESRRNEDTPGRMNEWLVNQDKTADPEFREQLRQFKVRIGDLLLMIDRSATAEQRRRVVAKLDDLAQTVHGLSRI, encoded by the coding sequence ATGAACAGATCACGAATCGGCTCTCTCATCCTCACCGGCGTCCTGCTCCTGCCGGCGGTTCTCACCAGTTGCGCCACATCGCTCCTTTACAACCATGCGGATTGGCTGATCACGCGTCAGATCGACGCCTACTTCGATCTCAACCGTTCGCAACGTTCATTCGTCTCTTCCCGGTTGAACGGAATCCTGAGCCGCCATCGCCGGGAGGCTCTCCCTCAATATGAAACGGTGTTGCATGAGATGGCCGCCAGGGTGCAGCGCGGTCTGACCGATGTCGACGTGCAATGGGCGGCCGCGGAGTATGATCGGTTGAGGGCCGACCTGTTTGGCCGATTCTCCACGGACGGAGCTGAATTCATCCGCCTGGTGAACGATCCACAGATTCCGCACCTCAAGCAATCCCTGCAGGCGCGCCTCTCGAAAGAAGAAGCGCTCTTGCATGACGATCACCGCACGAGACTGTCGAAGCGCACGGAGCGGCTCCTGTCATTGGCGCGCGAGTGGCTTGGAGACCTTTCCCCGTCGCAAGAACGGGACATTGCCGGGGCCGCGATGGATTTGCCGGACATTCTGCCCTCCTGGTACGCGCATCAGATGGAGCGCAATCGGCAACTCATCACCCTGATCGAATCGAGGCGAAACGAAGACACCCCGGGGCGCATGAACGAATGGCTGGTGAATCAGGACAAGACCGCCGATCCGGAGTTCCGAGAGCAGTTGCGCCAGTTCAAAGTACGCATCGGGGACCTGCTCCTCATGATCGATCGGTCGGCGACCGCGGAGCAGCGGCGCCGCGTCGTCGCCAAGCTCGACGACCTGGCTCAGACCGTCCACGGTCTCAGCCGCATCTAG
- a CDS encoding DoxX family protein: MSPIPQAYAQQTYALMRIVAGFLFLWHGTQKLFSFPMPPPPQIPSFVIAIAGPIELIGGTLIMIGLFTRWAAFLCSGLMAFAYWMAHGLQTPLPIQNMGELAALYCFVFLSISAQGSGIWSMDAARSPA; encoded by the coding sequence ATGTCCCCGATCCCGCAGGCCTATGCCCAGCAGACCTACGCTCTCATGCGTATCGTGGCCGGATTCCTGTTTTTGTGGCACGGCACGCAGAAGCTGTTCAGTTTCCCAATGCCGCCGCCTCCGCAGATTCCCTCCTTCGTGATCGCCATCGCCGGTCCGATCGAGCTGATCGGAGGGACGCTGATCATGATCGGGCTGTTCACCCGCTGGGCCGCCTTTCTCTGCAGCGGGCTCATGGCCTTCGCCTATTGGATGGCTCACGGCCTCCAGACACCCTTGCCGATTCAAAATATGGGCGAGCTGGCCGCCCTGTACTGCTTCGTGTTTCTCTCCATCTCCGCGCAAGGATCCGGAATCTGGAGCATGGATGCCGCCCGGTCGCCTGCCTGA
- a CDS encoding MFS transporter — protein MPAEQAVSVTTDIPQRLDRLPWSRWHWLVVTALGVTWLLDGLEVSIVASLGPMLTSTTTLHLTESQVGLTASAYLFGSVLGALLFAYLTDRQGRKKWFMITLTLYLTATVLTALSWNLASFMVFRFLTGAAIGGEYAAINSAIDELIPASRRGQTDLAINGSWWLGSAGGALLTLVLLDPTLFPEYLGWRLCFLFGGVLGVGVALVRRMIPESPRWLVTHGRVAEAEAVVSGIERQLVREQGPLPEPRGTLIVRPRTHATPATVARELFATYPRRTALGIALMVTQSFMYNAVSFTYPLLLTKHYAVPADRIGWYVVPFALGNFLGPLLLGRLFDTIGRKPMISLTYAVAGALLVLTGYLFAQGTFTLSTHMVLWSLVFFFASAGASAAYLTVSEIFPIEIRAMAIAFFFMVAQGAGVLAPWLYGKMIESSTTSVAYGYLLGAGMMFVGAAAELWLGVQAEGRPLEELAAPLSSRGTTDKAAQDGRSLRP, from the coding sequence ATGCCGGCCGAACAAGCCGTCTCCGTCACCACCGATATCCCGCAGCGTCTGGATCGTCTTCCCTGGTCGCGCTGGCATTGGCTGGTGGTCACCGCGCTGGGCGTGACCTGGCTTCTGGACGGCCTGGAAGTCTCGATCGTGGCCTCGCTCGGCCCGATGTTGACGAGCACGACGACCCTGCATCTCACCGAATCCCAGGTCGGACTCACGGCCTCGGCCTATCTCTTCGGATCCGTGCTCGGCGCGCTCCTCTTCGCCTATCTCACGGACCGGCAGGGACGAAAAAAATGGTTCATGATCACGTTGACGCTGTATCTGACCGCCACGGTGCTGACCGCTCTCTCTTGGAACCTGGCGAGCTTCATGGTCTTTCGCTTTCTGACCGGTGCGGCCATCGGAGGCGAATACGCGGCGATCAATTCGGCCATCGACGAACTGATTCCGGCGTCACGTCGGGGCCAAACCGACCTGGCGATCAACGGCAGCTGGTGGCTGGGATCCGCGGGAGGCGCGCTCTTGACCCTTGTGCTGCTGGACCCGACGCTGTTCCCTGAATACCTCGGCTGGCGCCTCTGCTTTCTCTTCGGCGGCGTGCTCGGGGTGGGAGTGGCGCTGGTCCGCCGGATGATCCCCGAAAGCCCCCGTTGGCTCGTCACTCATGGTCGGGTTGCCGAAGCGGAGGCGGTGGTCTCCGGCATCGAGAGACAGCTGGTGCGGGAGCAGGGCCCGCTGCCGGAACCTCGGGGGACGCTCATCGTGCGGCCGAGAACTCATGCCACGCCGGCGACAGTGGCACGGGAACTCTTCGCGACCTACCCCAGACGGACGGCGCTGGGCATCGCCCTCATGGTGACCCAATCCTTCATGTACAATGCGGTCTCCTTCACCTATCCGCTCCTCCTGACGAAGCACTATGCGGTGCCGGCCGACCGGATTGGCTGGTACGTGGTGCCCTTCGCCCTGGGCAATTTTCTTGGCCCCCTCTTGCTCGGCCGATTGTTCGACACGATCGGGCGGAAACCCATGATCAGCCTGACCTATGCAGTGGCCGGTGCGCTTTTGGTCCTGACCGGCTACCTGTTCGCGCAGGGAACGTTCACACTGTCGACCCACATGGTGCTCTGGTCTCTCGTCTTTTTCTTTGCGTCGGCGGGAGCGAGCGCCGCCTATTTGACGGTCAGCGAAATCTTCCCGATAGAAATCCGCGCGATGGCGATCGCCTTCTTCTTCATGGTCGCCCAGGGGGCCGGCGTGCTCGCGCCTTGGCTATACGGCAAGATGATCGAATCCTCAACCACCAGCGTCGCTTACGGGTATCTGCTGGGGGCGGGAATGATGTTCGTGGGCGCGGCGGCAGAACTCTGGCTGGGGGTGCAAGCCGAAGGGCGACCGCTTGAAGAGCTTGCCGCTCCTTTGTCGTCCCGAGGCACGACGGATAAGGCGGCACAGGACGGCAGGTCTCTCCGGCCGTGA
- a CDS encoding methyltransferase yields MAAHRVNPAKIMEIGLGFLASKTLLSAVELGLFTELRQGPLEGEVLRTRLGLHQRSARDFFDALVALGLLKRTGMRYANSAEAALFLDRTKPSYVGGILEMANARLYRFWGALTEGLRTGQPQNEAKTGDDFFGTLYADPIRLENFLKAMTGLSLGTAQVLARTFPWKRYRTFVDVGCAQGGVAGEIAMAHKHLTGAGMDLPVVQPVFEAYVKGKALDRRLRFHPGDFFKDPLPRTDVLIMGHILHDWNLDEKMMLLRKAYEALPPGGALIVHEALIDDARKTNGFGLLMSLNMLIETPGGFDFTGADCCKWMKEVGFKRTKVKRLAGPDGMVVGMK; encoded by the coding sequence ATGGCGGCTCATCGGGTCAATCCAGCGAAGATTATGGAGATCGGGCTCGGATTTTTGGCTTCGAAGACGCTGCTGAGCGCCGTGGAATTGGGGCTCTTTACCGAGCTTCGACAGGGTCCGCTGGAAGGAGAAGTGTTGAGAACGAGGCTGGGCCTCCATCAGCGAAGCGCGCGGGATTTCTTCGACGCGTTGGTGGCGCTGGGTCTGCTCAAACGTACCGGAATGCGGTACGCCAACAGTGCGGAGGCGGCGCTCTTTCTCGATCGGACGAAACCGTCATACGTCGGTGGCATCCTTGAGATGGCCAATGCCCGGCTCTACCGGTTCTGGGGAGCGCTCACCGAGGGGCTGCGCACCGGCCAGCCGCAGAACGAAGCCAAGACCGGGGATGATTTTTTCGGAACCCTCTATGCCGATCCGATCAGGCTCGAGAACTTTCTCAAGGCCATGACCGGCCTCAGCCTCGGAACGGCCCAGGTCCTTGCGAGAACATTTCCCTGGAAACGCTACCGGACGTTCGTCGACGTCGGCTGCGCGCAGGGCGGCGTTGCCGGAGAAATCGCCATGGCTCACAAGCATCTCACCGGCGCCGGCATGGACCTGCCGGTCGTTCAGCCGGTGTTCGAAGCCTATGTGAAGGGCAAAGCTCTCGATCGACGGCTGCGGTTCCACCCGGGCGATTTCTTCAAGGACCCGCTGCCTCGGACCGATGTCTTGATCATGGGGCATATTCTTCATGATTGGAACCTGGACGAGAAGATGATGTTGCTGCGAAAGGCTTACGAGGCGTTGCCCCCCGGCGGCGCGTTGATCGTGCACGAGGCCTTGATCGACGATGCGAGGAAGACGAACGGTTTCGGTCTCCTGATGAGCCTGAACATGCTGATCGAGACCCCGGGTGGGTTCGACTTTACCGGGGCTGATTGCTGTAAATGGATGAAGGAAGTCGGATTCAAGCGCACGAAAGTGAAGCGTCTGGCCGGTCCGGACGGCATGGTCGTGGGAATGAAGTGA
- a CDS encoding acetolactate synthase large subunit, translating into MTAAELLVRCLENEGVQFVFALPGEETLGLIDALLDSGIHVVHTRHEQGAAFMADVYGRLSGKAGVCLSTLGPGATNLMTGIVDAYLDRAPLVAITGQASLNRRHKESHQYIDVMSMLKPVTKWNTSIPKSEVIPEAIRKAFKVAQMEKPGSTHLELPEDVADQSITDAERISKPLFVQAPAAPEPSPTQVARAAESIRRAQRPLILAGNGVVRGRAHEEVRRFARQLDIPVLHTFMAKGVMPDSDRLSLYTLGLQARDYSASVMERADVVIALGYDFVEYAPCFWNPDRNKHIVHIDPSPAEVDEHYIVDVGLLGDIRLALGQIAPHLEPFGSAWVNEARATVVDGFAAELQGGSSGPIRPQWLMKELRAALGPDDLIICDVGAHKLWMARMFPCEIPNSCIISNGFAAMGMAVPGALSAKLLHPERRVVAVTGDGGFLMNSQELETAVRLRLPLVILVWRDNGYGVIRWKQMVRFGRSASVDFGNPDLVRYAESFGARGYRVTELSELRPALMEALQSPQPIVIDCTVDYEENLRLSDRLKALAR; encoded by the coding sequence ATGACGGCTGCGGAACTGTTGGTTCGCTGTTTGGAGAATGAAGGGGTGCAGTTCGTTTTTGCGCTGCCGGGAGAGGAAACTCTGGGATTAATCGACGCGCTTCTCGACTCCGGCATTCACGTCGTGCACACCAGGCACGAGCAAGGCGCCGCCTTCATGGCGGATGTGTACGGCCGCCTGTCCGGGAAGGCGGGCGTCTGTCTGTCGACATTGGGGCCCGGGGCCACCAATCTCATGACCGGAATAGTGGACGCGTACCTGGACCGGGCGCCCCTTGTCGCCATCACCGGTCAAGCCTCCCTCAATCGTCGCCACAAGGAATCCCACCAGTATATCGACGTCATGTCCATGCTGAAGCCGGTCACCAAGTGGAATACGTCGATTCCGAAGAGCGAGGTCATTCCGGAGGCGATTCGCAAGGCGTTCAAAGTGGCCCAGATGGAAAAACCCGGGTCAACGCACCTGGAATTGCCCGAGGACGTGGCGGACCAATCGATCACGGATGCAGAGCGAATATCGAAGCCGCTGTTCGTGCAGGCGCCGGCTGCGCCGGAGCCGTCGCCCACACAGGTCGCCCGCGCCGCGGAGTCGATTCGCCGGGCACAGCGGCCGCTGATCCTCGCGGGCAACGGAGTCGTCCGGGGCCGAGCGCATGAAGAAGTTCGACGGTTTGCCCGTCAGCTAGACATTCCCGTCCTGCATACCTTCATGGCCAAGGGGGTCATGCCGGACAGCGATCGGCTGTCCCTGTATACGCTGGGGCTGCAAGCCAGAGATTATTCGGCCTCGGTGATGGAACGAGCCGATGTCGTCATCGCGCTTGGGTACGATTTTGTCGAGTATGCGCCATGCTTTTGGAATCCGGATCGCAACAAGCACATTGTGCATATCGACCCCTCGCCCGCCGAAGTGGACGAACATTACATCGTGGACGTGGGCCTGTTGGGCGACATCCGGCTCGCGTTGGGACAGATTGCGCCGCACCTCGAGCCGTTCGGCTCCGCCTGGGTGAACGAGGCGCGTGCCACAGTCGTCGACGGATTTGCCGCTGAACTCCAAGGCGGGTCGTCCGGTCCCATACGACCTCAGTGGCTCATGAAAGAACTGCGCGCCGCGCTGGGGCCGGACGACCTCATCATCTGCGATGTCGGCGCGCATAAGCTGTGGATGGCAAGGATGTTTCCTTGTGAGATTCCCAATTCCTGCATCATCTCGAACGGCTTTGCCGCGATGGGCATGGCCGTGCCGGGCGCCCTTTCGGCGAAGCTGCTGCATCCTGAGCGGCGAGTGGTCGCCGTGACGGGAGACGGCGGGTTTCTGATGAATTCTCAAGAACTGGAAACCGCCGTGCGGCTTCGTCTGCCGCTGGTCATACTGGTCTGGCGTGACAACGGATACGGGGTGATCCGCTGGAAACAGATGGTGCGGTTCGGCCGCAGCGCGTCGGTGGACTTCGGCAACCCCGATCTGGTTCGCTATGCCGAGAGTTTCGGGGCACGGGGATATCGAGTCACGGAGCTGTCGGAACTTCGCCCCGCGCTAATGGAGGCGTTGCAAAGCCCCCAGCCGATCGTAATCGACTGCACCGTGGATTATGAAGAGAATCTCCGCTTGAGTGACCGCCTGAAGGCCCTTGCTCGGTAA